A single Thermococcus celericrescens DNA region contains:
- a CDS encoding 4Fe-4S dicluster domain-containing protein — MKKVFIDFRRCIGCGSCEAACAREHSGKPNISIVQTSELMMMSFNCRHCENAPCMLICPARALYRDEDGAVRVKYHECIGCMLCSIACPFGTPRFDERLKVMVKCDLCANRRAEGKLPACVETCPMDALILATEEEIVGMKLKEAAVRREEFIRKVEDMMGCGP; from the coding sequence GTGAAGAAGGTGTTCATTGACTTCAGGAGGTGCATAGGTTGCGGCTCCTGCGAGGCGGCCTGCGCGAGGGAGCACAGCGGGAAGCCGAACATATCCATCGTGCAGACGTCCGAACTAATGATGATGTCCTTCAACTGCCGTCACTGTGAGAATGCCCCCTGCATGCTCATCTGTCCAGCGAGGGCGCTTTACAGAGACGAGGACGGGGCCGTTCGCGTTAAATACCATGAATGCATTGGCTGCATGCTGTGTTCTATTGCCTGTCCCTTTGGAACACCGCGTTTTGACGAACGCCTCAAGGTCATGGTGAAGTGCGACCTCTGCGCCAACCGGAGGGCGGAGGGCAAGCTTCCAGCCTGCGTTGAGACCTGCCCAATGGATGCGCTGATTCTAGCCACCGAGGAGGAGATAGTGGGGATGAAGCTGAAGGAGGCTGCCGTCAGGAGGGAGGAGTTCATCAGGAAAGTTGAAGACATGATGGGGTGTGGGCCATGA